From Numida meleagris isolate 19003 breed g44 Domestic line chromosome 4, NumMel1.0, whole genome shotgun sequence, the proteins below share one genomic window:
- the SERPINE2 gene encoding glia-derived nexin isoform X1 encodes MNWHFSLLFLLGTLTSVCSQFSFYPLEELSSDVGIQVFNQIVKAKPQDNVVVSPHGIASVLGVLQLGADGKTKKQLTTMMRYSVNAAGSKEESQHHETSQLSPDHQQVLRGPPVVHRIQFENLCYGVGKALKKINRLIGSKKNKDIVTIANAVFAKNGFKMEVPFVTRNKEVFQCSVKSVDFEDPNTACDSINQWVKNETRGMIDQVVAPDDIDSLTRLVLVNAVYFKGLWKSRFRPENTKKRPFYGADEKTYQVPMLSQLSIFRCGTTSTPNELWYNIIELPYHGEMISMLIALPTESTTPLSAIIPHISTKTIGSWMTTMVAKRVQVILPKFTAVAETDLKDPLKALGITDMFDESKANFAKITRTEGLHVSRVLQKTKIEVSEDGTKASAATTAILIARSSPPWFIVDRPFVFFIRHNPTGTILFMGQINKP; translated from the exons ATGAACTGGCACTTctcacttctctttcttcttggGACTTTAACATCTGTGTGTTCCCAGTTCAGTTTTTATCCTCTGGAGGAGCTTAGCTCTGATGTTGGAATCCAAGTCTTCAATCAGATAGTGAAAGCTAAGCCTCAGGACAATGTAGTAGTTTCTCCTCATGGGATTGCATCAGTATTGGGGGTGTTGCAGCTGGGTGCTGATGGCAAGACAAAGAAGCAGCTGACAACTATGATGAGATATAGTGTAAATG CAGCTGGAAGCAAGGAGGAGAGCCAGCATCATGAGACCAGTCAGCTCTCCCCGGACCACCAGCAAGTGCTCCGTGGACCACCAGTGGTCCACAGAATACAGTTTGAGAACCTCTGTTATG GGGTTGGTAAAGCGTTAAAGAAGATAAACAGGCTCATAGGctcaaaaaagaataaagacatTGTTACAATTGCTAATGCCGTATTTGCaaagaatggctttaaaatggaaGTGCCTTTTGTTACAAGGAACAAAGAGGTGTTTCAGTGCAGTGTCAAGAGTGTGGACTTTGAGGACCCAAATACAGCCTGTGATTCCATCAACCAGTGggtgaaaaatgaaacaaggg GTATGATTGATCAAGTTGTAGCTCCAGATGATATTGACAGTTTAACCAGACTGGTTCTAGTAAATGCTGTATATTTCAAGGGCTTATGGAAATCACGATTTCGAcctgaaaacacaaagaaacGTCCATTTTATGGAGCTGATGAGAAGACCTACCAAGTTCCTATGTTGTCCCAGTTATCAATCTTCCGCTGTG GTACTACAAGTACTCCAAATGAGCTGTGGTATAACATAATAGAATTGCCGTACCATGGGGAAATGATAAGCATGTTGATTGCTTTGCCTACGGAAAGCACAACACCACTCTCTGCTATCATTCCACACATCAGCACAAAGACAATAGGAAGTTGGATGACAACGATGGTAGCAAAAAGAGTGCAGGTTATTTTACCTAA ATTTACAGCAGTAGCAGAAACAGATTTAAAGGACCCTCTGAAAGCACTTGGTATTACAGATATGTTTGATGAGTCAAAGGCAAACTTTGCAAAAATAACAA gaacagAAGGTCTTCATGTATCTCGTGttctgcagaagacaaaaattgAAGTGAGTGAAGATGGAACCAAAGCTTCTGCAGCAACAA CTGCAATTTTAATAGCCAGATCATCCCCTCCTTGGTTCATAGTAGACAGACCATTTGTATTCTTCATTCGGCACAATCCTACAG GTACAATCTTGTTTATGGgacaaataaacaaaccttGA
- the SERPINE2 gene encoding glia-derived nexin isoform X2 — MNWHFSLLFLLGTLTSVCSQFSFYPLEELSSDVGIQVFNQIVKAKPQDNVVVSPHGIASVLGVLQLGADGKTKKQLTTMMRYSVNGVGKALKKINRLIGSKKNKDIVTIANAVFAKNGFKMEVPFVTRNKEVFQCSVKSVDFEDPNTACDSINQWVKNETRGMIDQVVAPDDIDSLTRLVLVNAVYFKGLWKSRFRPENTKKRPFYGADEKTYQVPMLSQLSIFRCGTTSTPNELWYNIIELPYHGEMISMLIALPTESTTPLSAIIPHISTKTIGSWMTTMVAKRVQVILPKFTAVAETDLKDPLKALGITDMFDESKANFAKITRTEGLHVSRVLQKTKIEVSEDGTKASAATTAILIARSSPPWFIVDRPFVFFIRHNPTGTILFMGQINKP; from the exons ATGAACTGGCACTTctcacttctctttcttcttggGACTTTAACATCTGTGTGTTCCCAGTTCAGTTTTTATCCTCTGGAGGAGCTTAGCTCTGATGTTGGAATCCAAGTCTTCAATCAGATAGTGAAAGCTAAGCCTCAGGACAATGTAGTAGTTTCTCCTCATGGGATTGCATCAGTATTGGGGGTGTTGCAGCTGGGTGCTGATGGCAAGACAAAGAAGCAGCTGACAACTATGATGAGATATAGTGTAAATG GGGTTGGTAAAGCGTTAAAGAAGATAAACAGGCTCATAGGctcaaaaaagaataaagacatTGTTACAATTGCTAATGCCGTATTTGCaaagaatggctttaaaatggaaGTGCCTTTTGTTACAAGGAACAAAGAGGTGTTTCAGTGCAGTGTCAAGAGTGTGGACTTTGAGGACCCAAATACAGCCTGTGATTCCATCAACCAGTGggtgaaaaatgaaacaaggg GTATGATTGATCAAGTTGTAGCTCCAGATGATATTGACAGTTTAACCAGACTGGTTCTAGTAAATGCTGTATATTTCAAGGGCTTATGGAAATCACGATTTCGAcctgaaaacacaaagaaacGTCCATTTTATGGAGCTGATGAGAAGACCTACCAAGTTCCTATGTTGTCCCAGTTATCAATCTTCCGCTGTG GTACTACAAGTACTCCAAATGAGCTGTGGTATAACATAATAGAATTGCCGTACCATGGGGAAATGATAAGCATGTTGATTGCTTTGCCTACGGAAAGCACAACACCACTCTCTGCTATCATTCCACACATCAGCACAAAGACAATAGGAAGTTGGATGACAACGATGGTAGCAAAAAGAGTGCAGGTTATTTTACCTAA ATTTACAGCAGTAGCAGAAACAGATTTAAAGGACCCTCTGAAAGCACTTGGTATTACAGATATGTTTGATGAGTCAAAGGCAAACTTTGCAAAAATAACAA gaacagAAGGTCTTCATGTATCTCGTGttctgcagaagacaaaaattgAAGTGAGTGAAGATGGAACCAAAGCTTCTGCAGCAACAA CTGCAATTTTAATAGCCAGATCATCCCCTCCTTGGTTCATAGTAGACAGACCATTTGTATTCTTCATTCGGCACAATCCTACAG GTACAATCTTGTTTATGGgacaaataaacaaaccttGA